The following DNA comes from Chryseobacterium gallinarum.
ATCGTTCCTACGGAAACATTGACATCAATATTTGAAGAGCCATCCAAAGGGTCAATCAATACGACATATTTACTTAAATGCCCGTTTTCTCCGCATTTGATATCGATAAAGTCATCATTTTCTTCTGATGCGATACCACACACCACTTCTCTTTGGGAAAGCGCAGTAATAAATATTTCGTTGGCAAGAACATCCAGTTTCTGCTGCTCTTCTCCCTGAATGTTTTCATTTCCGGATTTACCTAAAATATCGGCAAGCCCGGCTTTATTTACTTCTCTGTTTACCACTTTTGAAGCCAACCTTATAGCACTTAGAAGACGGGAGAGTTCCCCTGTGGAATACTGAAAATCTTCCTGTTTATCAATAATAAATTCTCCTAGCGTCTGTAATGATTGATCTGACATATTTTACTTTTTATGTTTTCCCCAAATTTCGGAAAATTTATCACATTAGGAAAATTTAATTACAAAAGAGATTAAAGACTGTATATCAACACAATACACATAAAAATTCTCATTATGTTGAATAAAGACAGATAAAGATATCTTCAGATTTGTTGTCTGAGGTTAGCAAAAACTCAGATTATGTGAGGAATTATTGGATTTTAAGGAAATCTTAATTTCATCGGATTATCAGGCTATTTCATATCTCGTTGTAAATTTATAATTTTGACGTCCGTAAAAAACTCATGTAATTTTTATCTAACAATTTTATTTTTAACAATTTAATGAAAATTTTCAAGTTTGGTGGAGCGTCTGTAAAGGACGCTGACAGTGTGAAAAATGTGTCCATGGTTTTAAAAAGCCAGGGATTTGCCAAGTGTTTGCTGGTAATTTCGGCAATGGGCAAAACGACAAATGAGTTGGAAAAAGTTGTAGAACTTTATTTCAAGAAGGATAACTATCAAGCTGAGATTGAAAAGATAAAACGAAAACACATTGAGATTGCGGAAGGTCTATTTCCTGAAAATCATGCGGTTTTTGCGGAAATCAATCTCTTTTTTGATGATATCGACTCATTTTTAAGGAGAAATAAATCTCCTAATTATAACTTCGTGTATGACCAAGTGGTGAGTTGCGGAGAAATGATTTCAACAAAGATTGTGAGTGAATACCTGAATGAAATTCAGTTTACCAATCAGTGGCTGGATGCCCGGGATTATGTAAAAACAGACAGTGCATACAGAGAAGGGATTGTGGATTGGGTGAAGACCGAAGAGTTTATTTCCAGTTTAAATCCCGAGATTTGCTATGTTACTCAAGGTTTCATCGGTTCGGATGATAATAATTTCACTGTAACATTAGGAAGGGAAGGATCAGATTATTCTGCGGCTATTTTTGCGTATTGCTTAAATGCAGAAGCCATGACGATCTGGAAAGATGTACCGGGAGTAATGACAGGAGATCCGAGAAAATTCAATGATGTATCTCTTCTCTCCCATATATCTTATGAAGAGGCAATTGAAATGGCTTATTACGGAGCAAGCGTCATCCACCCGAAGACATTACAGCCTTTACAGCAAAAAAACATTCCTTTTTATGTAAAGTCTTTTGTAGATCCTACGAAAGAGGGAACTAAAGTAGGGGCTTCAGAAAAGAATCAACAGGAAGAAACTTATATTTTAAAAGAAAACCAGGCTCTGTTAAAAATTTCTACAAGGGATTTTTCTTTCATTGCAGAGGATCATATGAGCTTAATTTTCGGGTATTTATCCAAATATAAAATCAAAGTTTCCCTGATGCAGAACTCTGCTATCTCCCTGGCCTTATGCCTGGAGGATAAGTTTAATCACCTTGAGGAACTTAACGAGGAGCTTCAGAAATTTTTTAAAACTGAAGCAATTAAAAATGTATCTTTATTCACAGTAAGAAATGCGAAGATGGATCATATTGATAGATTTTACCAGGAAAAAAATGTATTATTGGAACAAATTTCCAAGAATACACTTCAAATGGTAACACAATAATATTAATTGCGACTAAACACACATGAGTTTAATTTCGAAAAACGATCTGATCAAAGCTTCCGGCTTAAGTAAACTGGGGTTCCTAAAGAATCCTGTAGCATCTGCTGTGATGAGCGTTGCTAAAATAAATGAAGTAAATAAATTATACGATAAACTAAAAGACAAGGAAGGTAAAGACTTTTTCGACTCATTTGTGAGAGAAAGAAATCTAAGCTATGTAGCTTTTGAAGAAGATTTAGCGAAGATTCCTAAAACAGGACCGTTTGTTTTGGTTTCCAATCATCCGCTGGGTGCTATTGACGGGATCCTGATGTGCAAAATTCTTACAGAGGTTCGTCCTGATTTCAAGGTAATGGGTAATTTCCTTTTGGATAAAATCAAGCCCATGGCTCCATACGTAATCGCTGTAAATCCGTTTGAAAACAGAAAAGAAGCTTACAGCAGTTCTTCGGGCATGCGCGAAACCCTCAAGCATTTACAAAACGGAGGCTGTGTAGGTATTTTCCCTGCAGGAGAAGTTTCCAACAAAAACAATCCTTATGGGGAAATCTTAGATAAAGAATGGGAAAAAACGGCACTTAAGCTCATCAGAATGGCTAAAGTGCCGGTAGTTCCTATGTATTTCCATGCCAAAAACAGCCGTTTGTTTTATCAGGTTGCTAAACTGCATCCGAATTTACAGACCCTGATGCTTCCTGCAGAAATGATGAATGACAGGGAAAAACCCATCAGAATCAGAATCGGGCGACCAATCGCCGTAAAGGCAATGGACGAAATGGAAACCATTGAGGAGCTCGGAGAATTCCTGAAACGTAAGGTATATATGATGAAATCTTATTATGAAAAGAGAAAATCCCTTGCGCAAAGCATTAATCTTCAGAATCTATCCGTAAAGTTTCCTTTATTAAAAGAAGAAAATATTGTTCAGAACATTATTGATGAAACTCCTGTAGAAGACATTATCAAAGACGTTGATAAACTGAGAGGAACGGATAAAATGTTGTTCAGCAATGGAAATTATGAAATTTACTTTACTACTTATGAGGAAATCCCTTCTATTATGAGGGAAATCGGACGCCAGAGGGAACTTACCTTCCGTGCAGTAGGTGAAGGAAGTAACCTTCCGTTCGACCTGGATGAATATGACAAGCATTATCACCATCTTTTCCTTTGGGACAATGGCGAGAAAAAACTGGCAGGAGCCTACAGAATGGCACTGGGCAGAGAGGTAATGAAAAGATACGGCATCAAAGGTTTCTATACAAGTTCTTTATTTGAATTTGAACAGGACATCCATCCTTTCTTTAAAAAGGTAATCGAAATGGGCCGTGCCTACATCTGTCAGGAATATCAGCAGAAACCTCTTCCGCTTTTCCTGTTATGGAGAGGAATTGTACATGTCTGCCTGAGAAATCCTGACCATAAATTCCTGATGGGAGGAGTAAGCATCTCCAACAAATTTTCAGAGTTTTCAAAATCGCTGATGATTGAATTTATGCGTTCCAATTATTTTGATTCCGCAGTGGCTCAATACATTACCCCAAGGAATGAATACAAGGTCAAATTGCGCGACAGGGATAAAAATATCTTCTTTGAAGAAATGGAATCCGACCTGAATAAACTTGACAAGATTATTGATGATCTTGAACCGGAATTAAGATTGCCTGTTCTGATCAAAAAATACATCAAGCAAAATGCAAAAGTGATTGCTTTTAATGTAGATCCTAATTTCAATGATGCAATCGATGGATTGATGTATATCCGGATCAGTGATCTTCCGGAAAACACCATTAAACCGGTATTGGAAGAGATGAGCGAACAAATCAGAAAAGAACAGGAAAATAATACAACTGAGAATCAGTAAGTTTTAGCTTTACTCAAAAAAAGTGCGATGAATACTTGCTTTGTATACTAAAACTTGCTACTTTTGCATCACTTTAAAACAACGAAGTAAGACAAACAAAAATATAATGGTTTCTTAGCTCAGTTGGTAGAGCAATGGATTGAAAATCCATGTGTCCCTGGTTCGATTCCTGGAGAAACCACTTGAAAACCTCTGATTAGTCAGAGGTTTTTTTGTTATAGGATAATTACTACATTTTTGCTTCCAACTTACCCTGGATAACAACATTACCGGATCAAGCGCAAAAGTTGTGGTCTTATAATATTCAGATCTATTTAATTTTCAAAATTCACGCAAAGGATTCTTTTTGATTACTCTTTATTTTAAGTAAGCTAAGAAATGAATCGATTTTTAATCGATTCTGATGAAGCGAAGACTTTGCATGCACTTAGCCAGCAGCTATGCTGTCTTCTTTGCTTACTTGAAATAGAACATTATTTTTTAAACTTTGCGTGAAAAAACGATCTCAATAATTTTGACGCTAATCAATAATGAACAGAATTTTTATATTCAGACCAATTTATTATGTCCCCAACTTTTGCTCCTGATCCTATTTTGCCTCTTAACTCACTTACAAAATAGTAATCTGATAAGATCTTGCATTTAAATGTATATTTTGATCACTCAATCTCGCCAGCCATTAGCTTTGATATTTATTTCTTTTTCAAAAATTATCTGTAATACATCTCTCTTTTTTGTATTTTTATTTATCATTTTTTTAAATGATTATTTATAAACTAATACCCTATGAAAAGAAAAACCGACATTTACATGCTATTCTTTCTATTGTTTTCGGTAAAAATATTTTCCCAGACAACAGATAATCCGGAACTGCAAAAAATGGCAGATGATGACCAGAACGCCAGAAAAGCATCTAAAATCAACTGGAAAGTTTTAAACAAAGAAGACAGTTTAAGACGTGCCAGAATTTATGTGTTAATAAAGGAAAATAAAGTGAATACTGCAAAAGATTATTTTAATTCCGGTATTGTCTTTCAACATGGTGGAGATACAATTTCCTCCGGAATGGCTGTCAAAAGCTTTGAAAAAGCCTTGCAACTCGATCCGGGCTTAAACCGCTGGTGGTACGCTGCTGCTGTAGACAGACATTTGATGCATCAGAACAAACCTCAGATCTATGGCAC
Coding sequences within:
- a CDS encoding lysophospholipid acyltransferase family protein, producing the protein MSLISKNDLIKASGLSKLGFLKNPVASAVMSVAKINEVNKLYDKLKDKEGKDFFDSFVRERNLSYVAFEEDLAKIPKTGPFVLVSNHPLGAIDGILMCKILTEVRPDFKVMGNFLLDKIKPMAPYVIAVNPFENRKEAYSSSSGMRETLKHLQNGGCVGIFPAGEVSNKNNPYGEILDKEWEKTALKLIRMAKVPVVPMYFHAKNSRLFYQVAKLHPNLQTLMLPAEMMNDREKPIRIRIGRPIAVKAMDEMETIEELGEFLKRKVYMMKSYYEKRKSLAQSINLQNLSVKFPLLKEENIVQNIIDETPVEDIIKDVDKLRGTDKMLFSNGNYEIYFTTYEEIPSIMREIGRQRELTFRAVGEGSNLPFDLDEYDKHYHHLFLWDNGEKKLAGAYRMALGREVMKRYGIKGFYTSSLFEFEQDIHPFFKKVIEMGRAYICQEYQQKPLPLFLLWRGIVHVCLRNPDHKFLMGGVSISNKFSEFSKSLMIEFMRSNYFDSAVAQYITPRNEYKVKLRDRDKNIFFEEMESDLNKLDKIIDDLEPELRLPVLIKKYIKQNAKVIAFNVDPNFNDAIDGLMYIRISDLPENTIKPVLEEMSEQIRKEQENNTTENQ
- a CDS encoding aspartate kinase, with product MKIFKFGGASVKDADSVKNVSMVLKSQGFAKCLLVISAMGKTTNELEKVVELYFKKDNYQAEIEKIKRKHIEIAEGLFPENHAVFAEINLFFDDIDSFLRRNKSPNYNFVYDQVVSCGEMISTKIVSEYLNEIQFTNQWLDARDYVKTDSAYREGIVDWVKTEEFISSLNPEICYVTQGFIGSDDNNFTVTLGREGSDYSAAIFAYCLNAEAMTIWKDVPGVMTGDPRKFNDVSLLSHISYEEAIEMAYYGASVIHPKTLQPLQQKNIPFYVKSFVDPTKEGTKVGASEKNQQEETYILKENQALLKISTRDFSFIAEDHMSLIFGYLSKYKIKVSLMQNSAISLALCLEDKFNHLEELNEELQKFFKTEAIKNVSLFTVRNAKMDHIDRFYQEKNVLLEQISKNTLQMVTQ